In Methylomonas sp. MK1, the following are encoded in one genomic region:
- the pepA gene encoding flocculation-associated PEP-CTERM protein PepA, which translates to MNIFTNRLKQTMLLAAGLSLVAPVSMASTWAGTANYTAAPGATGDEAIVGPFDTYDFGSGITLVQFTSATTFTAYFQTMVDGHFLNNAGINVPELNISGAGSGFELTVAATLNGTYSNFSGFQSFNFSSGAVNLYFDTTPDYSFTGDSGFNNGAAILSGTVTGGSGVISPAGVGAEQLDLNFSGIFGSYDSNVYTPGITGGHSIFSINLNNSSLLSGINSVLGQNKSTGVLAAVDGSIQLTAVPVPAAVWLFGTGLIGLISAGKRKNSVA; encoded by the coding sequence ATGAATATTTTCACAAATCGTTTAAAGCAAACCATGCTTCTGGCTGCGGGATTAAGCTTGGTGGCTCCTGTTTCAATGGCGAGTACATGGGCCGGAACGGCGAATTATACAGCCGCTCCTGGCGCTACTGGCGACGAAGCGATAGTAGGCCCATTTGATACTTACGATTTTGGTTCAGGCATTACCTTGGTGCAATTTACCAGCGCAACTACCTTTACTGCTTATTTCCAAACCATGGTGGATGGTCATTTCCTGAATAATGCCGGCATCAATGTTCCGGAATTGAATATCTCCGGCGCGGGCTCGGGTTTTGAATTGACTGTGGCTGCAACCCTGAACGGCACCTACAGTAATTTCTCAGGTTTCCAATCCTTCAACTTCTCGAGCGGAGCAGTTAACCTGTATTTTGACACGACACCCGATTACAGTTTTACGGGCGATAGCGGCTTCAACAACGGAGCTGCAATTTTATCCGGCACCGTAACCGGCGGTTCCGGGGTCATATCGCCAGCAGGCGTAGGCGCCGAGCAACTGGATTTAAATTTTTCCGGTATTTTTGGTAGCTACGACTCCAACGTCTACACCCCAGGCATAACCGGCGGCCACTCAATTTTTTCGATCAATTTGAACAACTCATCTTTACTGTCGGGAATTAATAGCGTTTTGGGCCAAAACAAAAGCACCGGCGTACTTGCTGCCGTAGATGGCTCGATCCAATTGACAGCTGTACCTGTACCTGCTGCTGTGTGGCTGTTTGGCACTGGCCTGATCGGCTTGATTAGTGCCGGCAAACGCAAAAACAGTGTTGCTTAA